GAAGTCGAATACTCTCTCTTTCACGGGTTTTATGTCATACATATTCTCCACCCCTGTATGCTATATCCCAGAATAGTAGCTCGAACTTTGAGGTTTCCAGAAACACTTTCTTAGCCTTTAATTTCTCAAATTCTCCATGTTTCTCAGCGAGCTCGTTGAGAATCCTTTCAATATTACTAACGTATTTTTCAAATTCTTTTGAGCTCCAATGGTCTATAAATTCCTGATATGGACTTTCTTCCTTTAAATTGTTCTTTACCCAGTTCCATGCTTCATAGTATGCTTTTTCTTCACAATAAAATGCTGTAAAACCTTCGAGAAAGCTGCCCAATGAGGCAACATTTAGGAGATAGTTTACGTATGCCTTTGCTCTCCAGTCGATTTCTTCACTCCCCACATCAATGCCCAGCTCCTTTGCCTTCTTTTCGAACATTTCGAGCTCTTTGGAGATGTAATATATGGACTCAGAAAAGAATGGCAACAGGTCATCTGGGGCTTTTGACATTAAGAGGGCCATAAATCTGAGGGCATTCTTCACGAAGTAGTAGTCGTTAACAAGCCATTTAGCGAAGTTCTCTTTTCTTATTTTATTGTCTGCAATTTCTTGGAGAAATCTATGTGGGAGGAATCTTTTCCATATTGGAGTGGCTTCCTTGAGTAACTCTTCAGAGAACATCGCTACCCCTCCATGCCATTTCCCAAAATGCAAGCTCAAACTTACTTCCTGTTACGAAAATTCTCTTTAGACGCTCGTATTCTCCCCCAAGAGAGTCAATGATTTTCCTTAGCCTCTCTACAAGATTAAGATATTCTTTGCTTAGGTAAACCTCTCCCCATTCCTTGTAAATTCTGACTGGGTTCTTCTCAAGTCTCTCTTTGTGGTATTTAGCAATCTCAGCATAACTCCAGAAGCAGGGAAGAAGAGCTGTTAATCCTTCGGCAACAGTGCCCTTGTAGGCTGTTGAAAGCATGAAGTCCATGTATGCGGAGTTCACAAGGGTAGGTTCTGTTTTTATTGCCTCCTCGAGTGTAAGGTCAAGCTTTTGGAGAAGCTCCTCGTAATTCCTCATTTCAGTTGTTATCTCCTCCTTTGCTAGCTCTAGAATTTCTGCAATTAGTGGATACTCAGCTTTAGAGGCTATTACAGAGAGGGCTCTTGTTAAGCCAACCAAGTAATTGAAGTCTTGAAGGACATAAAATTTAAACTTCTCAATTGGAAGGTCTCCAGAATACAGCTGAACAACGAAGGGGTGATTAAATATTCTTCTCCATATCTCATCTGATTCTTTCCTTAGTTTTTCGGTTATCACACCCACCACCGAGTAGTCACTAGAATGATGTTTTTATAACTCTTTTGTTGAAAATCATAACATGGTTATAAAGTGGAATAAAAAATAAAGGGTTTATTTTCTCTCATATATGCCAACAAGCTCCGCTTCAGCCAGAATATGACCTTTCATAGCTTTCTCTAGCTCCTTTTTTGTACTACCTGGCTTTAATGAAAGCTCCGTGTCTAGGGCATAAATTTTGAAGTGATAATGATGAACTCCATGACTCCGAGGTGGGCATGGTCCATTATACCCAACCCTGCCAAAATCATTAATCCCTTGAATCATGTGGATAGGCTTTTCAACAACAGCTTCTTTGGGTATTCCTTCCGGAATTTCGGTAGTGACTGGAATGTTCCAGGCAACCCAGTGTATGAAAGTTCCACCAG
This is a stretch of genomic DNA from Pyrococcus sp. ST04. It encodes these proteins:
- the tenA gene encoding thiaminase II — encoded protein: MITEKLRKESDEIWRRIFNHPFVVQLYSGDLPIEKFKFYVLQDFNYLVGLTRALSVIASKAEYPLIAEILELAKEEITTEMRNYEELLQKLDLTLEEAIKTEPTLVNSAYMDFMLSTAYKGTVAEGLTALLPCFWSYAEIAKYHKERLEKNPVRIYKEWGEVYLSKEYLNLVERLRKIIDSLGGEYERLKRIFVTGSKFELAFWEMAWRGSDVL
- a CDS encoding TenA family protein; translated protein: MFSEELLKEATPIWKRFLPHRFLQEIADNKIRKENFAKWLVNDYYFVKNALRFMALLMSKAPDDLLPFFSESIYYISKELEMFEKKAKELGIDVGSEEIDWRAKAYVNYLLNVASLGSFLEGFTAFYCEEKAYYEAWNWVKNNLKEESPYQEFIDHWSSKEFEKYVSNIERILNELAEKHGEFEKLKAKKVFLETSKFELLFWDIAYRGGEYV
- a CDS encoding YbhB/YbcL family Raf kinase inhibitor-like protein, which gives rise to MKTASYLLILIILASGCIGGGEKMKVSSVFEENGIIPKKYTCEGADINPPLRIENIPENAKTLAIIVEDPDAPGGTFIHWVAWNIPVTTEIPEGIPKEAVVEKPIHMIQGINDFGRVGYNGPCPPRSHGVHHYHFKIYALDTELSLKPGSTKKELEKAMKGHILAEAELVGIYERK